The genomic stretch TCCTTCTTCGTAGAGTGAGACTAGGCGTACTGGTATGCCTGTTCGGTTTTGGGTTGCTATGGCTTCTTCGACAAGGTTTATGGAGTCGATGTCTGGGGATACGGCGCAGTCGAACTGTTTGATCGTGTGTGAAGCGCTGTATTTACGTGGTGCTAGAGCGACGGGAATACGTGAACGGTGTAGAAGAGCGTTCCCAACCGCGCCTAGTGAGTGCCAAAGCCAATTTCCGGTGTTACCGCCGCCCACTATAATGAGTCCGGCGTCTATGGCGTCAGCTAGTTCTAGTAGGCCGCTGACTGCGGAATCGGCGCGGCGTAGGTGGAAGCGGGCGATTACTTGGGCGGGCACGTAATGTTGTGCTTCTTCAAGCCATTGAACGGCTTGCTTTTGGAGTAAGTCTTCGAAGTTGGATCGTGGCGCTGCAAGGCGAGGACTTTGCGGTTTAATGACATATACTACATCAAGTTCTGCACCCAGGGAGCGAGCTAGTACGACTCCTAGTTGGAGAGCTGAACGGCCCCGTGCATCAGGCGAATATCCTACGACGTATTTCATGTTTCCCATCCGTATTTTGGGGAGCTTTACTGGGTGTGTCATTCTTTGGTTCACCCAGTAAAGCTGCCCGTGTGTGCGTTACGATGCGAATGATCTTATTTGAGTTTTGCGGCTAGCAGTTTTGCTGTTTTTTCTCCCATGCGTATAGCACCATCGACATGCTGGTAGCCTTCGGCAGCAATGTCTGAGCATGACCAGTAGATTGGTCCTACTGGGGTTTCTTGGTCTGCGCCGTAGCGATGCAGTCCGCCAAGATCATAGCTGGCTGCGTATGCGCCACGAGTCCATTCTTCGGCACCCCAATCTGATTCGTAGTACACCACGGGATTTTTTGTTTCTTCTCCGAGCATTTGCGCCATGGAGTCTAGGATGCGTTCTTTGCGTTCCTCGGCGCTGATGGTGAACATTTCATCCGCTGCTTCGTCGGAGACGAACCCTACTAGAGTGCCGCGAGCTTCTTCTTCTCCAGTTGCTGGGTCGTAGTTAGTGTTGTCGTAAATCTCTTGTACCAGGTTGTTAGCGGCAAAACAGGTTCCTGAGAGACCTTTGTCCCGCCAGAACGGTGTGGGGTAAACAGCATGTACTTTGATAACCAAGCCAAGGGACTGGTGCTGATGCATTTGATGCTGTCGGCGGTCTAGCGGCGGCACAAAATGGATACGTGAATATAGGTTCGGAGGAACCGCAACAACAGCGTACTTTGCTCGAACAATGATGTTTTTTTCAGGTGAGGCCTCTCCATCTTCGGAGAAGGCTTCAGCTTCAGCAAGTACGGGGTATTCTCCGTCTTCTTGCCAACGTAGAACGCGGACCGGGTGTTCGAGAATTATATTCTCTTGTCCCACTTTTTCTGCGAGGGCTAAGGAGACGGACTGCATGCCACCCAGAACACGTTTGTCGAGAATAAAATCTTCATCGACAAGGTTAGAGAACGATCCTGCAGATGCAGCCATAAGTACTGCCTGTAAAGCTGAGAATGCGTGAGCCGGCTTAGTGAGCATGCCACCAGCAATGAAGAGCCCAATATTGTTGCATGCTTCTTCATCGTTGGATTGTTCGCGGAGCCAATGGTGAAAGCTAATTGTATCGAGTTCGCGTGCCTTGGGGTGCGCCCAAGGTTTCTCGGCCCCGATCTCTGCCGCAAGCTCATCTAAAATTCCGATGAGTCGTTCCATTTCTCGTTGAGTGTGCTCGTTGGCAGGAAACATGTCTCCGTTGTACCGGTGCAT from Rothia dentocariosa ATCC 17931 encodes the following:
- a CDS encoding flavin monoamine oxidase family protein: MTAKNETTNELTRDVVIIGAGPSGLTAAYRLQQAGHTVAVLEARERVGGRTWNNHIDGAFLEIGGQWISPDQTVLTELVEELGLKTFSRYREGENLYRDPDGTMHRYNGDMFPANEHTQREMERLIGILDELAAEIGAEKPWAHPKARELDTISFHHWLREQSNDEEACNNIGLFIAGGMLTKPAHAFSALQAVLMAASAGSFSNLVDEDFILDKRVLGGMQSVSLALAEKVGQENIILEHPVRVLRWQEDGEYPVLAEAEAFSEDGEASPEKNIIVRAKYAVVAVPPNLYSRIHFVPPLDRRQHQMHQHQSLGLVIKVHAVYPTPFWRDKGLSGTCFAANNLVQEIYDNTNYDPATGEEEARGTLVGFVSDEAADEMFTISAEERKERILDSMAQMLGEETKNPVVYYESDWGAEEWTRGAYAASYDLGGLHRYGADQETPVGPIYWSCSDIAAEGYQHVDGAIRMGEKTAKLLAAKLK
- a CDS encoding universal stress protein — its product is MKYVVGYSPDARGRSALQLGVVLARSLGAELDVVYVIKPQSPRLAAPRSNFEDLLQKQAVQWLEEAQHYVPAQVIARFHLRRADSAVSGLLELADAIDAGLIIVGGGNTGNWLWHSLGAVGNALLHRSRIPVALAPRKYSASHTIKQFDCAVSPDIDSINLVEEAIATQNRTGIPVRLVSLYEEGKDLDDTTYRSIIQDLVDQSAVKPINPQQLSIAVGAGTTIVEAVDSVHWNEDSVLMAGSSKLAQRGELFLSSTTAKIMTKLPIPLVVVPRDYHPGRKGSQQQPWTGSIPIIKQ